The Formosa sp. Hel1_33_131 genome window below encodes:
- a CDS encoding glutamate synthase subunit beta: MGKITGFLEFERQDETYEAPKERIKNYKEFTIPLEESKLKDQGARCMDCGIPFCHSGCPLGNLIPDFNDKVYKGKWKEAAEILHSTNNFPEFTGRLCPAPCEEACVLGINEDPVSIENIEKNIVETAFTEGWITAKPPKVRTDKTVAVIGSGPAGLAAAQQLNRAGHTVTVFERDKKVGGLLRYGIPDFKMEKNVIDRRVNVLKEEGIVFKTDAHVGKNLDANQLKADFDAVVLCGGATVKRNIPIPGADLKGVYQAMEFLKLNNQYVDGLVDFKDILSAEGKNVIVIGGGDTGSDCIGTSNRHGATSVTNFEILTKPSEGRPANQPWPYWPMKLKTTSSHQEGVERFFSISTKEFIGDDKGNLKALKTVEVEWIFRKGERPELKEVPNSEKLWDCDLVLLALGFTGAEKTLADQFGLEMDFRTNIKATTKDYVTNVPGIFAAGDMRRGQSLIVWAISEGRQAAHHVDTYLMGSSALPLKDDSDLPRV, encoded by the coding sequence ATGGGAAAGATCACAGGATTTTTAGAGTTTGAGCGTCAGGATGAAACCTATGAAGCGCCAAAAGAAAGAATAAAAAATTACAAGGAATTTACAATTCCATTAGAAGAATCAAAGTTAAAAGACCAAGGTGCACGATGTATGGATTGCGGAATTCCGTTTTGTCATAGCGGCTGTCCTTTGGGGAATTTAATTCCAGATTTTAACGATAAAGTTTACAAAGGCAAATGGAAAGAAGCCGCTGAAATTTTACATTCCACCAATAATTTTCCAGAATTTACAGGGAGATTATGTCCAGCACCTTGCGAAGAAGCGTGTGTTTTAGGAATCAATGAAGATCCGGTAAGCATCGAAAATATCGAAAAAAATATTGTTGAAACCGCCTTTACAGAAGGTTGGATTACAGCAAAACCACCCAAAGTAAGAACCGACAAAACCGTTGCTGTTATTGGATCGGGCCCTGCGGGACTCGCGGCAGCTCAACAACTAAATAGAGCTGGTCATACCGTCACTGTTTTTGAACGTGATAAAAAAGTGGGTGGGTTATTGCGCTATGGAATTCCGGATTTTAAGATGGAAAAAAATGTTATCGACCGTCGTGTGAACGTTTTAAAGGAAGAAGGCATTGTCTTTAAAACCGACGCGCATGTAGGTAAAAATTTAGATGCAAATCAATTAAAAGCCGATTTTGATGCCGTGGTATTATGTGGGGGTGCAACCGTCAAACGAAACATTCCAATTCCAGGTGCGGATCTCAAAGGTGTATATCAAGCCATGGAATTTTTAAAACTAAACAATCAATATGTGGATGGTTTAGTAGATTTTAAAGACATCCTTTCTGCTGAAGGAAAAAATGTGATTGTCATTGGTGGAGGAGATACAGGCTCCGATTGTATTGGAACGTCCAACCGTCATGGCGCAACCTCTGTCACGAATTTCGAAATTTTAACGAAACCATCTGAAGGACGTCCTGCAAATCAACCTTGGCCTTATTGGCCGATGAAGCTTAAAACAACCTCTTCTCACCAAGAAGGCGTAGAACGATTTTTTAGTATTTCTACCAAAGAATTTATTGGAGATGATAAAGGAAACTTAAAAGCATTAAAAACCGTTGAGGTCGAATGGATTTTTAGAAAAGGCGAACGTCCAGAATTAAAAGAAGTTCCCAACTCCGAAAAACTTTGGGACTGTGACTTGGTATTATTAGCACTCGGATTTACTGGAGCTGAAAAAACATTGGCAGATCAATTTGGTTTAGAAATGGATTTTAGAACTAATATCAAAGCCACCACAAAAGATTATGTAACTAATGTGCCTGGCATATTTGCAGCTGGAGACATGCGTCGCGGACAATCTTTAATTGTGTGGGCTATATCTGAGGGAAGACAGGCAGCGCACCATGTAGATACGTATTTGATGGGCAGTTCGGCATTGCCTTTAAAAGATGACAGTGATTTACCACGAGTTTAA
- the ilvC gene encoding ketol-acid reductoisomerase: MANYFNTLSLSQKLNQLSKCRFMESSEFEEGVTALLGKTIVIVGCGAQGLNQGLNMRDSGLNISYALRQQAIDDQRQSFKNASSNGFTVGTYEELIPTADLVLNLTPDKQHSNVVDTIMPIMKQGATLAYSHGFNIVEEGKQIREDLTVIMVAPKCPGSEVREEYLRGFGVPTLTAVHPENDPEGKGWAQAKAYAAATGGHKAGVLESSFVAEVKSDLMGEQTILCGVLQTASILSFDKMVEKGIDASYASKLIQYGWETITEALKHGGITTMMDRLSNPAKIKAFELSETLKVIMKPLFEKHMDDIMSGHFSKTMMEDWANDDVNLLQWRAATGETAFEKTTATADQISEQEYFDHGVLMVAFVRAGVELAFETMVNSGIVEESAYYESLHELPLIANTVARKKLFEMNRIISDTAEYGCYLFDHACKPLLVDFMKTVETDVIGTSFATSNDVDNQELIKVNDAIRNHPIEATGKVLRSAMTAMKVIKTDA, translated from the coding sequence ATGGCAAATTATTTTAACACCTTATCACTAAGTCAAAAATTGAATCAACTCTCGAAATGTAGATTCATGGAATCTTCTGAGTTTGAAGAAGGTGTAACCGCTTTACTTGGAAAAACGATTGTAATTGTAGGTTGTGGTGCGCAAGGACTGAATCAAGGACTCAACATGAGAGATTCTGGATTGAACATTTCTTATGCATTACGTCAACAAGCGATCGACGATCAACGTCAATCGTTTAAAAATGCATCTTCAAACGGCTTCACCGTTGGAACGTATGAAGAGCTCATTCCGACGGCAGATTTGGTTTTAAACCTCACTCCAGATAAGCAACACTCAAATGTGGTGGATACGATTATGCCAATCATGAAACAAGGCGCAACCCTAGCGTATTCTCATGGCTTTAATATTGTAGAAGAAGGAAAACAAATTCGTGAAGATTTAACGGTTATTATGGTTGCACCAAAATGTCCTGGAAGTGAAGTTCGCGAAGAATATTTAAGAGGATTTGGCGTGCCAACACTCACAGCGGTTCACCCCGAAAATGATCCAGAAGGAAAAGGATGGGCACAAGCCAAAGCCTATGCAGCGGCGACTGGAGGTCACAAAGCGGGGGTTTTAGAATCGTCATTTGTAGCGGAGGTTAAAAGTGATTTAATGGGCGAGCAAACGATTTTATGTGGGGTGTTGCAAACAGCCTCTATTTTATCATTTGACAAAATGGTCGAAAAAGGAATCGACGCCAGCTATGCATCTAAACTGATTCAATACGGTTGGGAAACCATCACGGAAGCGTTGAAACACGGAGGCATCACCACAATGATGGACCGTTTATCAAATCCAGCGAAGATTAAAGCGTTTGAATTATCTGAAACGTTGAAAGTGATTATGAAGCCCTTGTTTGAAAAACACATGGACGATATTATGTCTGGACATTTCTCAAAAACAATGATGGAAGATTGGGCAAATGACGATGTAAACTTATTACAATGGCGTGCTGCAACAGGTGAAACGGCGTTTGAAAAAACAACAGCTACCGCAGACCAAATTTCTGAACAAGAGTATTTCGATCACGGTGTGTTGATGGTTGCATTTGTAAGAGCAGGCGTTGAATTGGCATTTGAAACAATGGTAAATTCAGGAATTGTTGAAGAGTCGGCTTACTACGAATCGCTTCATGAATTGCCATTAATTGCAAACACAGTTGCACGAAAAAAATTATTCGAAATGAATCGAATTATTTCTGATACGGCAGAATACGGATGTTATTTATTTGACCATGCGTGCAAGCCATTATTAGTAGACTTTATGAAAACGGTTGAAACCGATGTGATCGGAACGTCTTTTGCAACAAGCAACGATGTGGACAACCAAGAGTTGATTAAGGTCAATGATGCGATCAGAAATCACCCGATAGAAGCTACGGGGAAAGTACTACGTTCTGCAATGACGGCGATGAAAGTTATAAAAACAGACGCCTAA
- the ilvB gene encoding biosynthetic-type acetolactate synthase large subunit — MEILTSKQKQYLEQPKERISGSEAIVRCLLAEGVEILYGYPGGAIMPVYDELYKYEGEINHVLTRHEQCAAHAAQGYARISGKVGVAMATSGPGATNLITGIADAQIDSTPIVCITGQVPSHLLGSDAFQETDIVGISTPVTKWNHQITKASQIPEIIARAFYIARSGRPGPVLVDITKDAQFEEFDFQYKKCTGVRSYVPVPETEEGSVAAAAAIINAAKKPMIVWGQGVILSKAEEVLKAVVEKTGIPAAWTILGASAIPTSHPLNIGMVGMHGNYAPNVLTNECDVLIAIGMRFDDRVTGKLDEYATQAKIIHFEIDPSEIDKNVKTDVAVLGDAKTSLTKLLTLLNTNSHPEWLQKFKDLYTIEYNKVIKNDLHPTTEGLTMGEVLKEINIQTKGEAAIVSDVGQHQMIACRYADFNVSKSNITSGGLGTMGFALPAAIGAKMAAPDREVVAIIGDGGYQMTIQELGTIFQNKVPVKIVVLNNEFLGMVRQWQQLFFDKRYASTEMVNPNFVAIAQGYYIEAQKVTKREDLALAVKEMIASDEPYFLEVCVEKENNVFPMVPSGASVSDIRLE; from the coding sequence ATGGAAATATTAACCTCCAAACAAAAGCAATACTTGGAGCAACCGAAAGAACGTATTTCAGGAAGCGAAGCCATTGTAAGATGTTTATTAGCCGAAGGTGTAGAGATCTTATATGGCTACCCTGGTGGGGCTATTATGCCAGTTTATGATGAGCTCTATAAATATGAAGGGGAAATAAATCATGTCCTTACAAGACACGAACAATGTGCAGCTCATGCCGCTCAAGGCTATGCACGTATTTCTGGAAAAGTAGGTGTTGCCATGGCCACTTCAGGACCTGGCGCAACCAATCTAATAACAGGAATAGCAGATGCACAAATAGATTCAACACCCATTGTATGTATCACAGGGCAAGTGCCCTCTCATTTATTGGGAAGTGATGCATTTCAAGAAACCGACATTGTTGGAATTTCGACACCCGTCACCAAGTGGAATCACCAAATTACAAAAGCATCTCAAATTCCTGAAATCATCGCGCGTGCATTTTACATTGCAAGAAGCGGACGTCCAGGACCTGTTTTAGTCGACATCACAAAAGATGCTCAGTTTGAAGAATTTGATTTTCAATACAAAAAATGTACAGGTGTTCGTAGTTATGTGCCAGTTCCAGAAACCGAAGAGGGCTCTGTCGCTGCTGCTGCTGCCATTATTAATGCCGCTAAAAAACCTATGATTGTTTGGGGTCAAGGAGTGATTCTTAGTAAAGCCGAAGAAGTATTAAAGGCTGTGGTAGAAAAAACAGGAATCCCTGCAGCATGGACTATTTTGGGTGCTTCTGCAATTCCAACGTCACACCCATTAAATATTGGAATGGTAGGAATGCATGGAAATTATGCTCCCAATGTGCTCACCAATGAATGCGATGTATTGATTGCGATTGGAATGCGATTTGACGATCGTGTGACAGGAAAATTGGACGAGTATGCGACCCAAGCCAAAATCATTCATTTTGAAATTGATCCGTCAGAAATAGACAAAAACGTAAAAACAGACGTCGCAGTTTTAGGCGATGCCAAAACGAGTTTGACAAAATTATTGACCTTACTAAATACCAATTCACATCCAGAATGGTTGCAGAAATTTAAGGATCTATATACCATTGAATACAATAAAGTCATCAAAAATGACCTTCATCCAACCACTGAAGGCCTTACCATGGGCGAGGTGCTTAAAGAAATAAACATTCAAACCAAAGGTGAAGCAGCCATTGTTTCTGATGTGGGACAACACCAAATGATTGCCTGTCGTTATGCCGACTTTAACGTGAGTAAAAGTAACATCACATCTGGTGGACTTGGCACTATGGGCTTTGCATTACCCGCGGCGATTGGCGCGAAGATGGCGGCTCCAGACAGAGAGGTCGTTGCGATTATTGGCGATGGCGGTTATCAAATGACCATCCAAGAATTAGGCACTATTTTTCAGAACAAAGTACCTGTAAAAATAGTCGTTTTAAACAATGAATTTTTAGGAATGGTGCGTCAATGGCAGCAATTGTTTTTTGACAAGCGTTATGCCTCTACCGAAATGGTAAATCCTAATTTTGTAGCCATCGCACAAGGCTATTATATAGAAGCACAAAAAGTAACCAAACGAGAAGACCTTGCATTGGCAGTAAAAGAAATGATTGCCAGTGATGAACCGTATTTCTTAGAGGTTTGTGTAGAAAAAGAAAACAATGTATTTCCAATGGTTCCTTCGGGAGCTTCGGTTTCAGACATAAGATTAGAATAA
- the ilvN gene encoding acetolactate synthase small subunit has translation MGTEKQLYTISIYTENNIGLLNRISAIFQRRHINIESINTSVSEIEGVSRFTILVNMDEDQIKKILGQIEKQVEVIKAYYHTDDDTIYQESCLFKIKSDLLFEERQIQNIIKESNARIVTVNKEFFVLEKSGRRSELELLHRELNAFGIMQFVRSGRIAITKEKLKITEMLNAFKN, from the coding sequence ATGGGAACAGAAAAACAACTTTATACGATTTCGATATATACCGAAAATAATATCGGATTGCTCAATCGAATTTCAGCAATTTTTCAGAGAAGACACATCAATATTGAAAGTATCAATACCTCTGTATCTGAAATTGAAGGCGTATCACGATTCACTATTTTGGTGAATATGGACGAAGACCAAATCAAAAAAATTCTAGGTCAAATTGAAAAACAAGTGGAGGTCATAAAAGCCTATTACCACACCGATGATGATACGATTTATCAAGAATCATGCTTGTTCAAAATTAAATCAGATTTATTATTTGAAGAGCGTCAAATTCAAAACATCATCAAAGAAAGCAATGCGCGAATCGTTACTGTAAATAAAGAGTTTTTTGTACTCGAAAAATCAGGACGTCGCAGTGAATTAGAACTTTTACACAGAGAATTAAATGCCTTCGGGATCATGCAATTTGTACGATCGGGACGCATCGCAATAACTAAAGAAAAACTAAAAATAACTGAAATGCTAAACGCATTCAAAAACTAA
- the pyk gene encoding pyruvate kinase, whose product MSHRRKKTKIVATLGPAISSKEMLLKMVAAGVNVFRINFSHADYEDVKTRIKDIRDINEEHGYNASILADLQGPKLRVGVMKDDVVVNPGDEIIFATGERFEGTKERVYMTYERFPLDTNPGERILLDDGKLLFEVISSNQKDEVKAKVIQGGPLKSKKGVNLPNTDISQPALTEKDKEDALFAIQQEVDWMALSFVRHPEDLMELQDLIAEHSSYKIPIIAKIEKPEAVENIDKIVAYCDGLMVARGDLGVEIPAHQVPLIQKQLVLKAKQARIPVIIATQMMESMIDSLTPSRAEVNDVANSVMDGADAVMLSGETSVGQYPVQVIEKMSDIIKTVENSELINVPQNPPHIRTKRYITKSICYHAANMANEINARAISTLTNSGYTAFQISAWRPDAHILVFSSNKRIISQLNLLWGVRAFYYDKFASTDQTINDVNKIAYEKGYVEKDDMVISLAAMPMKDKGMVNTLRVSEVKDYSKE is encoded by the coding sequence ATGTCACACAGAAGAAAGAAAACAAAAATAGTCGCCACTTTAGGCCCAGCAATTAGTTCGAAGGAGATGCTCCTAAAAATGGTTGCCGCCGGCGTCAATGTATTTAGAATTAATTTTTCTCATGCAGACTATGAGGATGTAAAAACCCGCATCAAAGACATTCGAGACATCAATGAAGAGCATGGTTACAATGCTTCCATTTTAGCGGATTTACAAGGCCCTAAACTCCGTGTTGGCGTCATGAAGGACGATGTAGTTGTAAACCCAGGCGATGAAATTATTTTTGCGACAGGCGAACGTTTTGAAGGCACCAAAGAGCGCGTATATATGACGTATGAGCGTTTTCCGTTAGATACCAATCCTGGAGAGCGTATTTTATTGGATGATGGAAAACTTCTTTTTGAAGTAATTTCAAGCAACCAAAAAGACGAGGTGAAGGCCAAAGTCATTCAAGGAGGGCCTTTGAAATCTAAGAAAGGTGTTAATTTACCTAATACTGATATTTCACAGCCAGCATTGACCGAAAAAGATAAAGAAGATGCGTTGTTTGCAATCCAACAAGAAGTGGATTGGATGGCACTTTCGTTTGTAAGACATCCTGAAGATCTAATGGAATTGCAAGATTTAATAGCTGAACACAGTTCTTATAAAATTCCAATTATCGCCAAAATAGAAAAACCAGAGGCGGTAGAAAATATTGATAAAATTGTGGCGTATTGTGATGGACTGATGGTTGCCAGAGGCGATTTGGGTGTTGAAATTCCTGCTCATCAAGTTCCATTAATTCAAAAACAATTGGTTTTAAAAGCCAAGCAAGCACGAATTCCGGTTATTATTGCGACCCAAATGATGGAGTCCATGATTGACAGCCTTACACCCTCGCGTGCGGAGGTAAATGATGTTGCCAACTCTGTAATGGACGGCGCAGATGCCGTGATGCTTTCTGGTGAAACATCAGTAGGACAATACCCTGTTCAGGTGATTGAAAAAATGTCGGACATTATTAAAACTGTTGAAAATTCAGAATTGATTAATGTACCTCAAAACCCACCGCACATTCGTACCAAGCGCTACATTACAAAATCTATTTGCTACCATGCTGCAAATATGGCCAACGAAATTAATGCGCGTGCAATCTCAACATTAACGAATAGTGGATATACGGCTTTCCAAATTTCGGCTTGGCGTCCTGATGCTCATATTCTTGTATTTTCATCTAACAAACGTATTATTTCTCAGTTGAATTTACTGTGGGGAGTCCGTGCGTTTTACTATGACAAATTTGCGTCCACTGACCAAACGATTAACGACGTGAATAAAATTGCTTATGAAAAGGGCTATGTTGAAAAAGACGATATGGTCATTAGCTTGGCTGCCATGCCAATGAAAGACAAAGGGATGGTGAATACGCTAAGAGTCTCTGAAGTAAAAGACTACTCGAAAGAATAA
- the ilvD gene encoding dihydroxy-acid dehydratase has product MKQLNKYSRAVTQDPTQPAAQAMLHAIGLTKEDFEKPLVGIASTGYEGNPCNMHLNDLAKLVKEGTLNKEVIGLIFNTIGVSDGISMGTPGMRFSLPSRDIIADSMETVVQAMSYDGLITVVGCDKNMPGALMAMIRVDKPSILVYGGTIDSGCHNGKKLDVVSAFEAWGSKVAGTMSESEFDQIVEKACPGAGACGGMYTANTMASAIEALGMTLPFNSSNPATGEEKKKEAVKAGEAMRLLLEKDIKPSDVITKKSLENAIRLVTILGGSTNAVLHFLAIARAAQIKFTLEDFQRISDSTPFLADLKPSGKYLMEDVHHVGGIPAVMKYLLNKGLLHGDCLTVTGKTIAENLAEVQDLSEGQDVIRTIEEPIKTSGHLRMLYGNLATEGSVAKITGKEGLKFRGPAKVFEGEYNANDGIRDGKVNKGDVVVIRYEGPKGGPGMPEMLKPTAAIMGAGLGKDVALITDGRFSGGTHGFVVGHITPEAQEGGAIALVKDGDIITIDAETNSILLEVSDTELQERKTQWNAPALKVSRGVLYKYARTVSSASEGCVTDEF; this is encoded by the coding sequence ATGAAACAACTAAATAAATACAGCCGAGCAGTCACTCAAGACCCAACGCAACCTGCAGCACAAGCCATGCTACATGCGATCGGACTGACCAAAGAGGACTTTGAAAAACCCTTGGTTGGGATTGCCAGTACAGGCTATGAAGGCAACCCCTGTAATATGCACCTTAACGACTTAGCGAAGCTGGTCAAAGAAGGCACGCTAAACAAAGAAGTTATAGGACTTATTTTCAATACAATTGGAGTGAGTGACGGAATTTCAATGGGAACCCCAGGGATGCGTTTTTCCTTACCCTCTCGAGATATTATTGCAGATTCCATGGAAACTGTCGTTCAAGCGATGAGCTATGACGGATTGATTACAGTTGTTGGTTGTGATAAAAATATGCCAGGCGCTTTAATGGCAATGATTCGTGTGGACAAACCATCTATTTTGGTCTATGGAGGCACCATTGATTCAGGTTGTCACAATGGAAAAAAATTAGATGTTGTTTCAGCATTTGAAGCTTGGGGAAGTAAAGTCGCAGGCACCATGTCTGAGTCTGAATTTGACCAAATTGTGGAGAAAGCCTGTCCAGGAGCCGGTGCTTGTGGAGGTATGTACACTGCCAATACAATGGCATCAGCCATTGAAGCACTCGGAATGACCCTCCCTTTTAATTCTTCCAATCCAGCAACGGGTGAAGAAAAAAAGAAGGAAGCCGTCAAAGCAGGTGAAGCCATGCGCTTATTACTAGAAAAAGATATCAAACCCTCAGATGTCATCACAAAAAAATCGCTTGAAAACGCCATTCGACTTGTGACAATTCTTGGAGGCTCTACCAATGCAGTTTTGCATTTTTTAGCGATTGCAAGAGCGGCTCAAATAAAATTCACACTTGAAGATTTTCAGAGAATCAGTGACAGCACACCTTTTTTAGCCGACTTGAAACCAAGTGGGAAATACTTAATGGAAGATGTGCACCACGTTGGTGGAATTCCAGCAGTGATGAAATATTTATTAAATAAAGGCTTACTTCACGGAGACTGTTTAACGGTAACCGGAAAAACAATTGCTGAAAATTTAGCAGAAGTACAAGATTTATCAGAAGGTCAAGATGTGATCAGAACCATTGAAGAACCTATCAAAACCTCAGGACACTTACGCATGCTTTATGGAAATTTAGCCACGGAAGGAAGTGTTGCTAAAATTACAGGAAAAGAAGGGTTAAAATTTAGAGGTCCAGCCAAAGTTTTTGAAGGCGAATACAATGCCAATGACGGTATTAGAGATGGTAAAGTCAATAAAGGAGATGTCGTTGTCATTCGTTACGAAGGTCCTAAAGGAGGTCCTGGAATGCCAGAAATGTTAAAACCAACTGCCGCTATTATGGGCGCTGGTTTAGGAAAAGATGTGGCTTTGATCACCGACGGACGTTTTTCAGGAGGGACACACGGATTTGTTGTAGGTCATATCACGCCTGAAGCACAAGAAGGTGGCGCAATTGCTTTGGTAAAAGATGGGGATATAATCACCATCGACGCTGAAACAAACTCAATACTTTTGGAAGTTTCTGATACAGAGCTTCAAGAACGAAAAACACAGTGGAACGCACCCGCCTTAAAAGTATCAAGAGGCGTACTATATAAATATGCAAGAACGGTTTCATCGGCATCTGAAGGATGTGTAACCGATGAATTTTAA
- the ilvA gene encoding threonine ammonia-lyase IlvA — translation MSETLTYFPTIEAVEAAAKNLEGVANVTPLIPNVQYSSVYDCNISFKREDLQVVRSYKIRGAYNKMSSLSEEKLDNGVVCASAGNHAQGVALSCKLLKIQGTIFMPTTTPNQKIERAKMFGEHYVKIILTGDSFDDAYNAAMKDCTERQKTFIHPFNDEKVIEGQATLGLELIHQTAAPIDYIFVAVGGGGLASGMSTVFKLLSPNTKIIGVEPEGAPSMKSAFQKGKVVELESIDNFVDGAAVKRVGDKNFAICQKNLHDMITIHEGNACQTILDLYNKEAIIAEPAGALSVSALEAYKDKIKGKNVVCIISGGNNDITRTAEIKERALLYSNLKHYFIITFPQRAGALREFVVDILGPNDDITHFEYTKKVNRENDVAVVGIQIKSPEDLEPLIAKMKEQNFYGNYLNEKPELFQFLV, via the coding sequence ATGTCTGAAACACTTACTTATTTTCCAACGATCGAAGCAGTTGAAGCTGCTGCTAAAAACTTAGAAGGCGTTGCCAACGTGACGCCTTTAATTCCAAATGTGCAGTATTCATCAGTGTATGATTGTAACATTAGTTTTAAACGCGAAGATTTGCAAGTCGTTCGTTCCTATAAAATTAGAGGTGCTTATAACAAAATGTCTTCTTTATCTGAAGAAAAATTGGATAACGGCGTGGTCTGTGCGAGTGCTGGAAATCACGCTCAAGGAGTCGCATTGTCTTGTAAATTATTAAAAATACAAGGCACTATTTTTATGCCAACCACGACACCCAATCAAAAAATTGAACGGGCCAAAATGTTTGGGGAGCATTATGTCAAAATTATATTGACTGGCGACAGTTTTGATGATGCCTATAATGCCGCCATGAAAGATTGTACGGAGCGCCAGAAAACGTTTATACACCCTTTTAATGACGAAAAGGTCATAGAGGGTCAGGCAACATTAGGATTAGAGTTGATCCATCAAACAGCGGCCCCCATCGATTATATTTTTGTAGCTGTTGGCGGCGGCGGACTCGCTTCGGGGATGTCCACGGTTTTTAAACTGCTGTCTCCAAATACTAAGATCATTGGCGTGGAACCGGAAGGAGCTCCCTCAATGAAGTCGGCGTTTCAAAAAGGAAAAGTTGTAGAATTAGAATCTATTGATAATTTTGTAGATGGTGCAGCGGTCAAGCGTGTTGGTGACAAAAACTTTGCGATTTGTCAAAAAAACCTACATGACATGATCACGATTCATGAGGGCAACGCCTGTCAAACAATCTTAGATTTATATAACAAGGAAGCCATTATAGCCGAACCTGCTGGCGCACTAAGTGTGTCTGCTTTGGAAGCGTATAAAGATAAAATCAAAGGCAAAAACGTCGTTTGTATTATTAGCGGAGGTAATAATGACATTACAAGAACAGCTGAGATCAAAGAGCGTGCTTTGCTCTACTCGAACCTAAAACATTACTTCATCATTACGTTTCCTCAACGGGCGGGTGCTTTGCGAGAATTTGTAGTGGATATATTAGGACCGAATGATGACATCACACATTTTGAATACACCAAAAAGGTGAACAGAGAAAATGATGTTGCAGTTGTGGGGATTCAGATTAAATCGCCAGAGGATTTAGAACCCTTGATTGCAAAGATGAAAGAGCAAAATTTTTATGGAAATTATCTAAACGAAAAACCAGAGTTGTTTCAGTTTTTAGTTTAG